The following coding sequences are from one Carassius gibelio isolate Cgi1373 ecotype wild population from Czech Republic chromosome B7, carGib1.2-hapl.c, whole genome shotgun sequence window:
- the LOC127961050 gene encoding aerolysin-like protein, whose protein sequence is MSKPTTVQLIGGKGGSPFSFTGVKKDANLQKIGVWVGESQVKAVKVWLSDDTNETFGKSDGSYQEYAFKSGECFTSLSLWENGEGTRLGAIKFKTNQGGEFFAKMTKYSLPKEYPVDVGSGFCLGVEGGVDVDIRRLGFVFLSVVQYTVLTDVKYPTLQQLKPKVSVEEIKSITYRNNDHTSQNKTVEASKKVIKTASWSMSESFTETFSVKVLAGIPGIEEDSIGYSVSVGEEDTYSREYTDERTQILTTTLDVPPKKKVDVDITIGRATFDLPYTGKVKITCKNGSVVQYETSGQYKGITYTKMKVNTKESDL, encoded by the coding sequence ATGTCCAAACCAACAACTGTGCAATTAATTGGTGGCAAAGGAGGTTCTCCATTTTCATTTACTGGGGTGAAGAAGGATGCCAATTTACAGAAGATTGGGGTCTGGGTGGGAGAATCCCAGGTTAAGGCTGTCAAAGTCTGGCTTTCAGATGACACAAATGAAACCTTTGGCAAGTCAGATGGGTCGTACCAAGAGTACGCTTTCAAGTCTGGTGAGTGTTTCACCTCACTGTCCCTCTGGGAGAACGGAGAAGGAACACGTCTTGGAGCCATCAAATTCAAAACTAACCAGGGTGGGGAATTCTTTGCAAAAATGACCAAATACTCACTACCAAAAGAGTATCCAGTGGATGTTGGCTCTGGGTTTTGTCTGGGAGTTGAAGGAGGAGTTGATGTAGATATTCGCAGACTAGGATTCGTGTTTCTAAGTGTAGTTCAATACACGGTTCTCACTGATGTGAAATATCCCACTCTCCAGCAGCTAAAACCAAAGGTGTCAGTGGAAGAGATCAAATCCATCACTTACAGAAATAATGACCACACTAGTCAAAATAAAACAGTTGAAGCTTCAAAGAAAGTGATCAAAACAGCCTCATGGTCCATGAGTGAAAGCTTTACCGAAACATTCAGTGTGAAAGTGTTGGCAGGGATTCCAGGAATTGAAGAAGATTCTATAGGATACAGTGTCAGCGTTGGAGAAGAAGATACTTACAGTCGGGAGTACACTGATGAGAGAACCCAAATTCTGACTACCACTTTAGATGTGCCACCTAAAAAGAAAGTGGATGTTGACATCACCATCGGCAGAGCCACGTTTGACCTGCCTTACACCGGCAAGGTGAAGATCACGTGCAAGAACGGCAGTGTGGTACAGTACGAAACCAGCGGCCAATACAAAGGCATCACTTAcactaaaatgaaagtgaatacTAAAGAATCTGATTTGTAA
- the LOC127962318 gene encoding aerolysin-like protein, translating into MTLSGGVCVSRLCLPCLDSYLSSCPVKHLSHFWLSFDKLILRRSSGYSHLSTLKMSKPTTLEKVGGKGGSPFSFTGEKNGANLQKIGVWVGESQVKAVKVWLSDDTNETFGKSDGSYQEYTFKSGECFTSLSLWENGEGTRLGAIKFKTNEGGEFFAKMTNMGLKKEHPIDIGSGFCLGVAGAAGADIDCMGFMFLNAVQSTVLTNVNYPTLQQLIPKVSVEEIKYVSYTNETSTNQEQTVETSKKVIKTASWSMSESFTKTFSVEVKAGIPGIEEVSTGYSVSVGEESTFSFEYTDERTETLTTTVDVPPKKKVDVDITIGRATFDLPYTGTVIITCKNGSVLEYETSGQYKGVTYTDIKVNTKESDL; encoded by the exons atGACTCTGTCAGgaggtgtgtgtgtttccaggttATGCCTGCCCTGTTTGGATTCCTATTTAAGCAGTTGTCCAGTCAAACATCTCTCACATTTCTGGCTTTCATTTGACAAGCTGATCTTGAGACGTTCATCAGGCTACAGTCACCT ATCTACTTTAAAGATGTCCAAACCAACAACACTGGAAAAAGTTGGTGGCAAAGGAGGTTCTCCATTTTCATTTACTGGGGAGAAGAATGGTGCCAATTTACAGAAGATCGGGGTGTGGGTGGGAGAATCCCAGGTTAAGGCTGTCAAAGTCTGGCTTTCAGATGACACAAATGAAACCTTTGGCAAGTCAGATGGGTCGTACCAAGAGTACACTTTCAAGTCTGGTGAGTGTTTCACCTCACTGTCCCTCTGGGAGAACGGAGAAGGAACACGTCTTGGAGCCATCAAATTCAAGACCAACGAGGGAGGAGAATTTTTTGCCAAGATGACAAACATGGGTTTAAAAAAAGAGCACCCCATTGATATCGGCTCTGGGTTTTGTCTTGGAGTTGCAGGGGCAGCTGGTGCAGATATTGACTGCATGGGATTCATGTTTCTCAATGCAGTTCAATCCACAGTTCTCACCAATGTGAACTATCCCACTCTCCAGCAGCTGATACCAAAGGTGTCAGTGGAAGAGATCAAATATGTCTCTTACACAAATGAAACCTCCACTAACCAAGAGCAAACAGTTGAGACCTCAAAGAAAGTGATCAAAACAGCCTCATGGTCCATGAGTGAAAGCTTTACCAAAACATTTAGTGTGGAAGTGAAGGCAGGGATTCCAGGAATTGAAGAAGTTTCTACAGGATACAGTGTCAGCGTTGGAGAAGAAAGCACGTTCAGCTTTGAGTACACTGATGAGAGAACCGAAACTCTGACTACCACTGTAGATGTGCCACCTAAAAAGAAAGTGGATGTTGACATCACCATCGGCAGAGCCACGTTTGACCTGCCTTACACCGGCACAGTGATCATCACGTGCAAGAACGGCAGTGTGCTAGAGTACGAAACCAGCGGCCAATACAAAGGCGTCACTTACACTGATATCAAAGTGAATACTAAAGAATCTGATCTGTAA